Proteins encoded within one genomic window of Trichomycterus rosablanca isolate fTriRos1 chromosome 7, fTriRos1.hap1, whole genome shotgun sequence:
- the mob3a gene encoding MOB kinase activator 3A, with protein MSLALKQVFNKDRTFRPKRKFEPGTQRFELHKKAQASLNAGLDLKLAVQLPHGEDLNDWVAVHVVDFFNRINLIYGTISESCTEQTCPVMSGGPKYEYRWQDEHKYRKPTALSAPKYMSLLMEWIEVQINNEHIFPTNVGTPFPKSFMQVAKKILSRLFRVFVHVYIHHFDRVNQMGAEAHVNTCYKHFYYFVTEFSLTDHKELEPLKEMTSRMLH; from the exons ATGTCCTTGGCCCTGAAGCAAGTCTTCAACAAAGACAGAACGTTCCGGCCCAAGCGGAAGTTCGAGCCGGGCACGCAACGCTTCGAGCTGCACAAGAAGGCGCAGGCGTCCCTGAACGCCGGCCTGGACCTGAAGCTGGCGGTGCAGCTCCCGCACGGCGAGGACCTGAACGACTGGGTGGCCGTGCACGTGGTGGACTTCTTCAACCGCATCAACCTGATCTACGGCACCATCAGCGAGTCCTGCACCGAGCAGACCTGCCCCGTCATGTCCGGCGGCCCCAAGTACGAGTACCGCTGGCAGGACGAGCACAAGTACAGGAAGCCCACGGCGCTCTCCGCCCCCAAGTACATGAGCCTGCTGATGGAATGGATCGAGGTCCAGATCAACAACGAGCACATCTTCCCCACCAACGTCG GTACGCCCTTCCCCAAAAGCTTCATGCAGGTAGCTAAGAAGATCCTGTCGCGTCTGTTCCGCGTCTTCGTTCACGTCTACATCCATCATTTCGACCGGGTGAATCAGATGGGCGCGGAGGCGCACGTCAACACCTGCTACAAACATTTCTACTACTTCGTTACTGAATTCAGTCTCACAGACCACAAGGAGCTGGAACCactg AAAGAGATGACGTCCCGGATGCTTCACTGA